One region of Verrucomicrobiales bacterium genomic DNA includes:
- a CDS encoding NADH-quinone oxidoreductase subunit L, producing MRWIVNNLWLIPGLPLLAAGLIALIPRAGRRPAATLAIGALGLSFLLSCAAMATASSAHGTPLVHNFTWLEFGSTALRLGWLLDPLSAVMLVMVTFVGTLIFIYSVGYMAHDANFTRFFCFLSLFAAAMLGVIIANNLLLLFICWELVGLASYLLIGFWFQKPSAAAAAKKAFITTRIGDMGLFLGMLWLYSDTGTLLFYDAGAGCLEASAIAQLVGKSIGAGLVASTGIALLIFCGAIGKSGQVPLHVWLPDAMEGPTPVSALIHAATMVAAGVFLMARVYPIVSALPPPAPTAVMAQASGSPAAASGGSAQAATTTSAAKSTDSHAPAASVPHSADQAPRPVSLALHVIAWIGGFTALFAALIAVAQTDIKRILAYSTVSQLGYMFLGLATGGVAVGMFHLITHAFFKALLFLGAGSVIHGCHEEQDIRHMGGLRRLMPLTFLTYAIGMMALSGVPLLFSGFWSKDEILHSAAVWSGSKWPLVFALLGAVLTAFYMTRQMIYVFWGSYRGHAGDVASTQNESHSAHPVSHSSAHQVHESPSVMTVPLGVLAAGAVLLSVLGTPVWPWFHAFLSGHAVSFVPHISLGVLAVMLLSVALVALGIGLGVWIYGRRPGEDLAVQDPLETARPVWFAVLRGRFFIDELYEKSFLFWSRQAGRFSDWLDRQVLAGAVRNVKVLSIAGAWVVRLMDDFAVNLGWDRGCDGIQRGGRWASWIQNGQTHRYLRALALGMAGLMMWILWR from the coding sequence ATGAGATGGATCGTCAACAATCTATGGCTGATTCCGGGCCTGCCGCTGCTGGCAGCGGGCCTGATCGCGCTCATTCCACGAGCGGGCCGGCGCCCGGCCGCCACCCTGGCCATCGGCGCGCTGGGCCTGTCGTTCTTGCTGTCCTGCGCAGCGATGGCAACAGCCAGCTCAGCGCACGGAACGCCGCTCGTCCATAACTTCACCTGGCTCGAGTTTGGGTCGACGGCGCTGCGGCTGGGCTGGCTGCTCGATCCCCTGAGCGCGGTCATGCTGGTGATGGTGACGTTCGTCGGGACCCTGATTTTCATCTACAGCGTCGGCTACATGGCCCACGACGCCAACTTCACGCGTTTCTTCTGTTTCTTATCGCTGTTCGCGGCCGCGATGCTCGGAGTGATCATTGCCAACAACCTGCTCCTGCTCTTTATTTGCTGGGAGCTGGTAGGCCTCGCCTCTTACCTGCTCATCGGATTTTGGTTTCAGAAACCATCCGCCGCAGCGGCGGCCAAGAAGGCGTTTATCACCACTCGCATCGGGGATATGGGCCTGTTCCTGGGCATGCTCTGGCTGTATTCGGACACAGGCACATTGCTTTTCTACGACGCCGGTGCGGGATGCCTTGAAGCGTCGGCCATCGCTCAACTGGTCGGTAAAAGCATCGGCGCCGGACTGGTGGCCAGCACGGGCATCGCACTGCTGATTTTCTGCGGGGCGATCGGCAAGTCGGGTCAGGTTCCCCTCCATGTCTGGCTTCCCGATGCGATGGAGGGTCCCACTCCGGTTAGCGCCCTCATCCACGCAGCCACGATGGTCGCAGCGGGAGTGTTCCTCATGGCCAGAGTGTATCCGATTGTCTCGGCCCTGCCCCCGCCCGCCCCCACCGCCGTGATGGCTCAGGCTTCAGGCTCCCCGGCGGCGGCTTCGGGCGGTTCCGCGCAGGCAGCCACGACCACGTCAGCGGCGAAATCCACCGACTCTCACGCCCCCGCAGCTTCCGTTCCGCACTCGGCCGACCAAGCTCCCCGGCCCGTCTCGCTCGCTCTGCACGTCATCGCGTGGATCGGAGGCTTTACGGCGCTGTTCGCCGCGCTCATTGCCGTCGCTCAAACGGACATCAAACGCATCCTGGCGTATTCGACGGTTTCCCAGCTCGGCTACATGTTCCTGGGTCTGGCCACGGGAGGCGTGGCGGTGGGGATGTTCCATCTGATCACTCACGCCTTTTTCAAGGCCTTGCTGTTTCTGGGCGCCGGATCGGTGATCCATGGCTGCCATGAGGAACAGGACATTCGACACATGGGCGGTTTGCGCCGGCTCATGCCGTTGACGTTCCTCACCTATGCCATCGGAATGATGGCGCTCTCGGGTGTGCCGCTGCTCTTCTCGGGCTTTTGGAGCAAGGACGAAATTCTGCACTCCGCCGCAGTGTGGAGTGGATCCAAATGGCCGTTGGTGTTTGCACTGCTCGGTGCGGTTTTGACCGCCTTCTACATGACGCGCCAGATGATCTATGTGTTCTGGGGCAGCTACCGCGGTCACGCGGGAGACGTTGCTTCAACGCAGAACGAAAGTCACTCCGCGCATCCCGTGTCCCATTCGAGTGCCCATCAGGTTCACGAAAGCCCGTCCGTGATGACCGTGCCGTTGGGGGTGCTCGCCGCGGGCGCGGTCCTACTCAGCGTCCTGGGCACTCCGGTGTGGCCCTGGTTTCATGCGTTCTTGAGCGGGCATGCGGTGAGTTTCGTGCCTCACATTTCGCTGGGGGTGCTGGCCGTGATGCTGCTGTCGGTCGCCTTGGTGGCGCTGGGCATCGGCCTGGGCGTTTGGATCTACGGGCGTCGACCGGGGGAGGATCTAGCCGTGCAGGATCCGTTGGAGACCGCGCGGCCTGTTTGGTTCGCAGTTCTGCGTGGTCGGTTCTTCATCGACGAGCTTTACGAGAAATCCTTTCTCTTTTGGAGTCGGCAAGCGGGCCGGTTTAGCGACTGGCTGGACCGTCAGGTCCTCGCCGGAGCCGTGCGCAACGTGAAGGTGCTTTCGATCGCGGGTGCCTGGGTGGTGCGGCTCATGGACGACTTTGCGGTGAATCTGGGATGGGACCGCGGCTGCGACGGCATCCAGCGCGGCGGACGGTGGGCCTCCTGGATTCAGAATGGGCAAACCCACCGCTACCTCCGGGCGCTCGCCCTGGGAATGGCTGGGCTTATGATGTGGATTCTTTGGCGCTAG
- a CDS encoding NADH-quinone oxidoreductase subunit M, producing the protein MMSFPWLTCLTVVPLLGGVMVVGLDERFERWSRRLALFFQCLALALVAGVAWQFDTSATAMQFVEKASWIPSIQVNYHLGVDGLGLLMIALAALVLPFATLMTAPDVRNQSLYYALMLWVQSGLFGAFTALNFVHWFLFWELSLIPAYFLIKLWGGPQRGPAARLFFVYTMAGSIALLLSFLGTYVATGTFDFQQLAEKGRGLDGGLAALFNIKLAWYSLSTRTLALILFGGALLGFAVKVPIWPFHTWLPLAYSEAPTPVTMVLTGVMSKLGLYGVLRLLLPIFPEQMRWVQTPLLWLTIASIVLGALAAMAQRDLKRMLGYLSISHLGYCWLGVLAAVQITPGDSKWMVEKSAALSGAMLQMFNHGVIAATLFGMVGYLELRSGGRRDIDDFGGLRQVAPVFCGLMGIALFASIGLPGLSGFVGELLIFKGAVALTTWAAALSTGGLLMTAVFLLTLAQKVWHGPLKASGETFADLSWKERLTVTPAIGLIFLLGVYPQCVLKFVNPTVLTLVEGLGF; encoded by the coding sequence TTGATGTCCTTTCCTTGGCTGACATGCCTGACCGTGGTGCCGCTCCTGGGCGGAGTGATGGTCGTGGGGCTGGATGAGCGTTTCGAGCGCTGGTCGAGACGTCTGGCACTATTCTTTCAGTGTCTCGCGCTGGCGCTGGTGGCTGGAGTCGCCTGGCAATTTGACACCTCGGCAACCGCCATGCAGTTCGTGGAGAAGGCCAGCTGGATCCCATCGATCCAGGTCAACTACCACTTGGGGGTGGATGGGCTGGGGTTGTTGATGATCGCTCTGGCCGCGCTCGTGCTTCCGTTCGCCACTCTGATGACGGCCCCAGACGTTCGGAACCAAAGCCTCTACTACGCCTTGATGCTGTGGGTGCAATCCGGCCTCTTCGGAGCATTCACCGCCCTGAACTTCGTTCATTGGTTTCTGTTTTGGGAGCTGAGCCTGATTCCGGCCTACTTTTTGATTAAGCTGTGGGGCGGCCCACAGCGAGGGCCAGCTGCCCGACTCTTCTTTGTCTACACCATGGCCGGGAGCATCGCCCTGCTCTTGAGTTTCTTAGGAACCTATGTCGCCACCGGAACCTTCGATTTCCAGCAGCTCGCGGAGAAGGGTCGGGGGCTGGATGGAGGTTTGGCGGCGCTGTTCAACATCAAGCTCGCCTGGTACTCCCTCTCCACCCGGACACTGGCGCTGATTCTGTTCGGCGGTGCCCTGCTGGGCTTCGCGGTTAAAGTCCCCATCTGGCCCTTTCACACCTGGCTGCCATTGGCGTATTCGGAAGCGCCGACCCCGGTGACCATGGTCCTGACCGGGGTGATGTCCAAACTCGGGCTCTACGGCGTTCTGCGCCTCTTGTTGCCGATTTTCCCCGAACAAATGCGCTGGGTTCAAACGCCGCTGCTCTGGTTGACCATCGCCTCGATCGTTCTGGGCGCACTGGCTGCCATGGCCCAACGAGATCTGAAACGGATGCTGGGCTACCTCTCGATCAGCCATCTGGGCTATTGCTGGCTGGGAGTGCTGGCGGCGGTGCAGATCACTCCGGGCGATTCCAAATGGATGGTGGAGAAATCTGCCGCCCTCAGCGGCGCGATGCTTCAGATGTTCAATCACGGCGTGATCGCGGCGACCTTGTTCGGCATGGTGGGTTACTTGGAACTCCGTTCCGGGGGCCGACGAGACATCGACGACTTTGGCGGCCTTCGACAGGTGGCACCGGTCTTCTGCGGATTGATGGGCATAGCGCTCTTCGCTTCCATCGGGCTTCCGGGGCTCAGCGGGTTTGTGGGAGAGCTGCTGATTTTCAAAGGGGCGGTGGCGCTGACCACGTGGGCGGCGGCCCTATCGACCGGGGGCCTGCTCATGACGGCGGTTTTCTTACTGACGCTGGCACAAAAAGTCTGGCACGGACCACTGAAAGCGTCCGGAGAAACATTTGCAGATCTAAGCTGGAAAGAGCGGTTGACGGTAACTCCCGCCATCGGCCTTATTTTCCTCCTTGGCGTGTATCCCCAGTGCGTGTTGAAGTTCGTCAACCCCACGGTGTTGACCTTGGTAGAAGGGTTGGGATTCTGA
- a CDS encoding NADH-quinone oxidoreductase subunit M encodes MLAWPIYLCLIGAAVQWLLPKDDAQPSRVAALVTALACLGCALGGALGLTVEGGLQTITRIPWVPGLGIEYFLAVDGISLTLVILTGIAATVGVLFSWNIEHRPREFFCLYLLLLAGCFGVFLSADLFLLFVFYELAIIPKYFLIAIWGSKNREYGAMKLALYSFIGSALVLAGLVAAYVVSGAKTFSLLELAQFPFAETFQYWAFPVVFVGFAILAGLWPFHTWAPTGHSAAPTAASMLLAGVVMKLGAYGALRVAIVLFPQGAMAWRGVFCTLGAVGILYGALVALTQKDLKYVIGYSSVSHMGFVLLGMATLSTIGLSGAVLQMFSHGIIGGLLFAVAGRMVYDRTHTRDLMELQRLRLSTAFPFAAVTFVLAGLASMGIPGFSGFVAEMKVLIGAWQVYPGLAVLSGIGIVVGVAYTLRVIQMTFYGVASGEADLNLPAARALTEGDHATPISVPERFGALFLIALTLAIGLYPRLLLDWIVPAFSSPLFDGLRKAGGLE; translated from the coding sequence ATGCTCGCTTGGCCTATATATCTGTGTCTGATTGGGGCGGCTGTCCAGTGGCTGCTGCCCAAGGACGATGCCCAGCCATCCCGCGTCGCAGCCCTCGTCACGGCGCTCGCCTGCCTGGGATGCGCGTTGGGGGGAGCGTTGGGACTGACGGTTGAAGGCGGCTTGCAGACCATCACTCGTATCCCATGGGTGCCGGGTTTGGGGATCGAGTACTTTTTGGCCGTCGATGGCATTAGCCTTACCCTGGTGATTCTCACCGGGATCGCGGCCACGGTGGGGGTCCTGTTCTCCTGGAACATTGAACATCGTCCCCGAGAATTCTTTTGCCTGTACTTGCTCCTCCTGGCCGGTTGCTTTGGCGTGTTCCTGAGTGCGGACTTGTTCCTGCTCTTCGTGTTCTACGAGCTGGCGATCATCCCGAAGTATTTCCTTATCGCCATCTGGGGTTCCAAGAATCGCGAGTATGGAGCCATGAAACTCGCGCTCTACTCCTTCATTGGAAGTGCGTTGGTCCTGGCGGGACTCGTAGCGGCCTATGTGGTGTCGGGTGCTAAAACCTTCAGCCTGCTCGAGCTGGCGCAGTTTCCCTTCGCGGAGACGTTCCAGTACTGGGCCTTCCCGGTGGTGTTCGTGGGATTTGCGATTTTGGCGGGTCTATGGCCATTTCACACCTGGGCGCCCACGGGACATTCCGCCGCCCCGACTGCAGCCTCCATGCTCCTGGCTGGCGTCGTCATGAAGTTAGGTGCTTACGGTGCCCTCCGCGTGGCCATTGTGTTGTTTCCCCAAGGGGCCATGGCTTGGCGCGGCGTGTTCTGCACGCTGGGTGCCGTCGGCATTCTTTACGGAGCGCTGGTCGCGCTGACCCAGAAAGACCTGAAATATGTCATCGGCTATTCGAGTGTCAGCCATATGGGCTTCGTGCTGCTGGGGATGGCGACGCTCTCGACGATAGGGCTCAGCGGGGCGGTCCTGCAGATGTTCTCCCATGGTATCATCGGGGGACTGCTGTTCGCCGTCGCGGGCCGCATGGTTTATGACCGCACCCACACTCGGGATCTGATGGAACTCCAACGCCTGCGCCTGAGCACCGCATTCCCGTTTGCCGCCGTCACGTTCGTTTTGGCGGGACTCGCCTCGATGGGGATTCCTGGTTTTAGCGGCTTCGTCGCGGAGATGAAGGTGTTGATCGGAGCGTGGCAGGTCTACCCGGGGCTGGCGGTCTTGTCGGGCATCGGCATCGTGGTCGGCGTCGCTTACACGCTCAGGGTGATCCAGATGACCTTTTACGGCGTGGCGAGTGGCGAAGCGGATCTGAACCTGCCGGCGGCGCGGGCCCTCACCGAAGGAGACCATGCCACTCCCATCTCGGTTCCCGAGCGCTTCGGCGCCCTGTTCCTGATCGCTCTGACCCTGGCCATTGGACTTTATCCGCGGCTGCTGCTGGACTGGATTGTTCCGGCCTTCAGCTCGCCCCTGTTCGACGGTCTGCGAAAAGCGGGAGGTTTGGAGTGA
- a CDS encoding NADH-quinone oxidoreductase subunit N, with translation MTTDYLHIFRTLLPEFLLVATALVVLGTDLTLWRRWPVSFRKTLAALLTTVGGCAVGWSLSRAGSDVNLQEGLWVVSGPSIFLKRILLGLTVGTAWLSREESFTRHVGEYFVLLLLSAVGLFALVSTEHLLVAFVSLELLSLSLYTMTAFHKGSLQSVEAGLKYYLFGGIAAAALLYGISLLYGISGEISLTPMAAKLGAQAAEPILYVALVLVAAGLGFKIAAVPFHLWAPDTYQGAPISTAAFVASGSKVASFFLLGKLMMSGLPAVAGAGGWRAFQPGWIPLMALMAAASMIIGNLAALAQTSLRRILAYSAIAQAGYILVGLSGNQPASTQALMFYVVTYAIASLGVFGIVAILEKNGGADSLARCAGLSRRSPYVAGCLAVFILSFAGIPPLAGFFGKFYLFTAALKSTTGSMGMLWLVLLALAMSCVALYYYLQILKQAFVSPAPDSNETLDITWMTRLLIGLCALAVILMGCFPQWLLSRFPVGQ, from the coding sequence GTGACTACCGACTACCTCCATATTTTCCGGACGTTGCTTCCCGAGTTCCTCCTGGTCGCCACCGCTTTAGTGGTGCTGGGGACCGACCTGACCCTCTGGCGGCGCTGGCCAGTGTCCTTCCGCAAGACTTTGGCGGCACTGCTCACCACGGTGGGTGGCTGTGCGGTAGGATGGTCCTTAAGTCGAGCTGGGAGCGACGTGAACCTCCAGGAAGGACTGTGGGTCGTTTCTGGTCCGTCCATCTTTCTCAAGCGAATTCTCCTGGGGTTAACCGTGGGGACCGCGTGGCTGAGCCGCGAAGAATCCTTCACCCGCCATGTTGGGGAATATTTCGTTCTCCTGCTGCTGAGCGCAGTCGGACTGTTTGCCTTGGTGAGCACAGAGCATTTGCTGGTGGCGTTTGTGTCCCTGGAACTGCTGAGCCTCTCCCTCTACACCATGACCGCCTTCCACAAAGGATCCCTGCAGAGTGTGGAGGCAGGGTTGAAGTATTATCTGTTTGGCGGGATCGCGGCCGCCGCCCTGCTCTACGGGATCAGCCTGCTCTATGGAATATCCGGGGAGATCTCACTCACGCCCATGGCTGCCAAGCTCGGTGCCCAAGCGGCCGAGCCCATCCTCTATGTAGCCCTGGTTCTGGTGGCGGCGGGGCTGGGATTCAAGATCGCTGCGGTGCCCTTTCATCTGTGGGCACCCGACACCTATCAGGGAGCGCCCATCTCGACAGCCGCCTTCGTGGCCAGTGGTTCGAAAGTGGCCAGTTTCTTCCTGCTGGGCAAGCTGATGATGAGCGGCCTTCCTGCCGTGGCAGGCGCCGGAGGCTGGCGGGCGTTCCAGCCCGGTTGGATTCCGCTGATGGCCCTTATGGCCGCGGCGTCGATGATCATCGGGAATCTGGCCGCCTTGGCACAAACCAGCCTGCGCCGCATCCTGGCCTATTCGGCCATCGCCCAAGCCGGCTACATCCTCGTCGGACTGTCGGGCAATCAGCCCGCCAGCACGCAGGCGTTGATGTTTTACGTCGTCACCTACGCCATCGCGAGCCTGGGTGTTTTTGGAATTGTGGCGATTTTGGAAAAGAACGGCGGGGCCGATTCCCTGGCTCGCTGTGCCGGGCTGAGCCGTCGATCTCCCTATGTCGCAGGTTGCTTGGCGGTGTTTATTCTTTCGTTTGCCGGCATTCCCCCGCTGGCGGGTTTCTTCGGAAAGTTCTACCTGTTCACCGCGGCACTCAAGTCCACGACGGGCTCGATGGGCATGCTCTGGCTCGTCCTGCTGGCGTTGGCCATGAGCTGCGTCGCGCTCTATTACTACCTCCAGATCCTCAAGCAGGCCTTTGTCTCTCCTGCACCCGATTCCAACGAGACTCTGGACATCACCTGGATGACGCGATTGTTGATTGGGCTCTGCGCGTTGGCGGTCATCCTGATGGGATGTTTCCCCCAGTGGCTCCTGAGCCGTTTTCCGGTGGGGCAGTGA